A part of Streptomyces sp. NBC_01235 genomic DNA contains:
- a CDS encoding cysteine dioxygenase → MNSDSDLQIAGDILEVPHLLQAPREHPATVAEFAGLARSIAADRAQWEHLVRYDATTRWYHRLRTGPGYEVWLLSWVPGQGSGLHDHGPSSGVVTVLDGELTERTERGKRALGAGAQRVFAPGYVHEVVNDALESAVSLHVYFPGLTEMPMHTACAALDSHEQADAVSA, encoded by the coding sequence ATGAACAGCGACAGCGACCTCCAGATCGCGGGCGACATCCTCGAAGTCCCGCACCTCCTCCAGGCACCGCGCGAGCACCCGGCCACCGTCGCCGAGTTCGCCGGCCTGGCCCGCTCCATCGCCGCCGACCGTGCCCAGTGGGAGCACCTGGTCCGGTACGACGCCACGACCCGCTGGTACCACCGGCTGCGCACCGGACCCGGCTACGAGGTGTGGCTGCTGTCCTGGGTGCCCGGCCAGGGCAGCGGGCTGCACGACCACGGCCCCTCCTCCGGTGTCGTCACCGTCCTGGACGGCGAGCTGACCGAGCGCACCGAACGCGGCAAGCGGGCGCTGGGGGCGGGGGCGCAGCGGGTGTTCGCGCCGGGGTACGTGCACGAGGTCGTCAACGACGCGCTGGAGTCGGCGGTGAGCCTGCACGTGTACTTCCCCGGCCTGACGGAGATGCCCATGCACACCGCGTGCGCGGCCCTCGACTCCCACGAACAGGCGGACGCCGTCAGCGCGTAG
- the cofD gene encoding 2-phospho-L-lactate transferase, with the protein MRIVVLAGGIGGARFLRGLRQAVPDADITVIGNTGDDIHLFGLKVCPDLDTVMYTLGGGINEEQGWGRAEETFHLKEELAAYGAGPGWFGLGDRDFATHIVRTQMIGAGYPLSAVTEALCDRWKPGVRLIPMTDDRVETHVAVEVDGERKAVHFQEYWVRLRASVPAEAVVPVGAEQAKPAPGVLEAIAEADVVLFPPSNPVVSVGTILAVPGIREAIAEAGVPVVGLSPIVGDAPVRGMADKVLAAVGVESTAAAVAEHYGPGLLDGWLVDTVDAGTVERVEAAGIRCRAVPLMMSDLDATAQMAREALKLAEEVRGA; encoded by the coding sequence ATGCGCATTGTGGTTCTGGCAGGCGGCATCGGCGGTGCCCGGTTCCTGCGCGGTCTGAGGCAGGCCGTGCCGGACGCGGACATCACCGTCATCGGCAACACCGGCGACGACATCCATCTCTTCGGGCTGAAGGTCTGCCCGGACCTCGACACGGTGATGTACACGCTCGGCGGCGGCATCAACGAGGAACAGGGCTGGGGTCGGGCCGAGGAGACCTTCCACCTGAAGGAGGAGCTCGCGGCGTACGGCGCCGGTCCCGGATGGTTCGGGCTGGGCGACCGGGACTTCGCCACGCACATCGTGCGGACGCAGATGATCGGCGCCGGGTATCCGCTGAGCGCGGTGACCGAGGCGCTGTGCGACCGGTGGAAGCCGGGGGTGCGGTTGATCCCGATGACGGACGATCGTGTCGAGACGCATGTGGCCGTCGAGGTCGACGGTGAGCGCAAGGCCGTGCACTTCCAGGAGTACTGGGTGCGGCTGAGGGCGTCGGTGCCGGCTGAGGCGGTCGTGCCCGTCGGCGCCGAACAGGCGAAGCCCGCGCCCGGGGTGCTGGAGGCGATCGCGGAGGCGGACGTGGTGCTCTTCCCGCCGTCGAACCCGGTCGTCTCCGTCGGCACGATCCTCGCCGTGCCCGGCATCCGCGAGGCGATCGCCGAGGCCGGAGTGCCGGTGGTGGGCCTGTCCCCCATCGTCGGGGACGCTCCGGTACGCGGCATGGCCGACAAGGTGCTCGCGGCGGTCGGCGTGGAGTCGACGGCCGCGGCGGTGGCCGAGCACTACGGCCCGGGACTGCTCGACGGCTGGCTCGTCGACACCGTGGACGCGGGCACGGTGGAGCGGGTCGAGGCGGCCGGGATCCGGTGCCGGGCCGTTCCGCTGATGATGAGCGACCTCGACGCGACCGCGCAGATGGCTCGGGAGGCGTTGAAGCTGGCGGAGGAGGTGCGGGGGGCATGA
- a CDS encoding coenzyme F420-0:L-glutamate ligase, translated as MSGSVENGYRVWAVGGLPEVQAGDDLAKLIAAAEPGLVDGDVLLVTSKVVSKAEGRVVRAEDREAAIDAETVRVVARRGALRIVENRQGLVMAAAGVDASNTPSGTVLLLPEDPDASARAVRDGLRDELGVDVGVVVTDTFGRPWRAGLTDVAIGAAGVRVLDDLRGGTDSYGNPLSATVVATADELAAAGDLVKGKAAGLPVAVVRGLGHVVVTEDDGEAEGARSMVRVARDDMFRLGTSEAVRLAVTQRRTVRTFTDEPVDPGAVRRAVAAAVTAPAPHHTTPWRFVLLESEESRVRLLDAMRDAWITDLRRDGKSEESIAKRVRRGDVLRNAPYLVVPCLVMDGSHTYGDARRDAAEREMFVVAAGAGVQNFLVALAGERLGSAWVSSTMFCRDVVREVLELPEGWDPMGAVAVGHAAEEPRARGEREVGDFVEVR; from the coding sequence ATGAGCGGATCCGTCGAGAACGGTTACCGGGTCTGGGCCGTGGGCGGGCTGCCCGAGGTGCAGGCCGGGGACGACCTGGCCAAGCTGATCGCCGCCGCCGAGCCGGGGCTCGTCGACGGGGACGTGCTGCTCGTCACTTCGAAGGTCGTCTCCAAGGCGGAGGGGCGGGTCGTCCGGGCGGAGGACCGGGAGGCCGCCATCGACGCCGAGACCGTACGGGTCGTGGCCCGGCGCGGGGCGCTGCGGATCGTCGAGAACCGGCAGGGACTGGTGATGGCCGCAGCGGGCGTGGACGCCTCCAACACCCCTTCTGGGACTGTGCTGTTGCTGCCCGAGGACCCGGACGCTTCGGCGCGGGCGGTGCGGGACGGGCTGCGGGACGAGCTCGGCGTCGACGTCGGGGTCGTCGTCACCGACACCTTCGGGCGTCCGTGGCGCGCGGGGCTGACGGATGTGGCGATCGGCGCCGCCGGAGTACGGGTGCTGGACGATCTGCGCGGGGGCACGGACTCGTACGGCAATCCACTGAGCGCGACGGTCGTCGCCACGGCGGACGAGCTGGCCGCCGCGGGGGACCTGGTGAAGGGGAAGGCGGCCGGGCTGCCCGTGGCTGTGGTGCGGGGGCTGGGGCATGTCGTCGTGACCGAGGACGACGGGGAGGCGGAGGGCGCGCGGTCCATGGTGCGGGTGGCGCGCGACGACATGTTCCGGCTCGGGACGTCCGAGGCCGTGCGGCTGGCGGTCACTCAGCGGCGGACCGTGCGCACCTTCACCGACGAGCCGGTCGACCCCGGAGCGGTACGGAGAGCAGTGGCGGCGGCCGTCACGGCGCCGGCGCCGCATCACACGACACCGTGGCGGTTCGTGCTGCTGGAGTCGGAGGAGTCGAGGGTTCGGCTGCTGGACGCCATGCGGGACGCGTGGATCACGGATCTGCGGCGGGACGGGAAGTCCGAGGAGTCCATCGCCAAGCGGGTGCGGCGGGGGGACGTCCTGCGCAACGCGCCCTATCTGGTGGTGCCGTGCCTGGTGATGGACGGCTCGCACACCTACGGGGACGCGCGGCGGGACGCTGCCGAGCGGGAGATGTTCGTGGTCGCGGCCGGGGCCGGTGTGCAGAACTTCCTGGTCGCGCTGGCCGGGGAGCGGCTGGGGTCCGCGTGGGTGTCGTCGACGATGTTCTGCCGTGACGTGGTGCGGGAAGTACTGGAGCTGCCGGAGGGGTGGGATCCGATGGGCGCGGTGGCGGTCGGGCACGCGGCTGAGGAACCTCGGGCTCGAGGGGAGCGGGAGGTGGGGGACTTTGTCGAGGTGCGGTGA
- a CDS encoding DNA-3-methyladenine glycosylase family protein — MAGRFSPRPTRTTVRGGHVGVPGGGPDGVPRQGSVAGSGRVREYVPEGPVDLGLVLGPLRRGPGDPTFRAMPDGSVWRASLTPAGPGTLRVAAAGGAVRGEAWGPGAEWLLEQLPEMLGAADAPEAFVPRHRVVATARHRRPGLRLTRTGLVLESLIPSVLEQKVTTDEAYRAWRLLVRKFGEPAPGPAAGGRLWVMPTPRTWALIPSWEWHRAGVDNKRASTILRAVRVARRLEEAVGMPPPLAQARLEVVPGIGPWTSAETVQRSHGAADAVTVGDLHLPGIVGWALAGDRGADDSVMLELLEPYAGQRHRAARLILLSGRVPPRRAPRMPRGDIGRL; from the coding sequence GTGGCAGGACGGTTCTCTCCCCGGCCCACGCGTACGACCGTGCGCGGCGGGCATGTCGGCGTGCCTGGTGGGGGGCCCGACGGGGTGCCGCGGCAGGGTTCGGTGGCGGGCTCGGGGCGGGTGCGGGAGTACGTCCCGGAGGGGCCGGTCGATCTCGGGCTGGTACTCGGGCCGCTCAGGCGCGGGCCGGGTGATCCGACGTTCCGGGCGATGCCGGACGGATCCGTGTGGCGGGCCAGCCTCACCCCTGCCGGGCCGGGGACACTGCGGGTCGCCGCGGCGGGCGGCGCGGTGCGCGGGGAGGCGTGGGGGCCGGGGGCCGAGTGGCTGCTGGAGCAGTTGCCGGAGATGCTCGGGGCCGCGGATGCGCCGGAGGCGTTCGTGCCTCGGCACCGGGTGGTGGCGACGGCCCGGCATCGGCGGCCGGGGTTGCGGCTGACGCGGACAGGCCTGGTGCTGGAGTCGTTGATCCCGTCTGTGCTGGAGCAGAAGGTCACGACCGACGAGGCGTATCGGGCGTGGCGGTTGCTGGTGCGGAAGTTCGGGGAGCCGGCGCCGGGGCCTGCGGCGGGTGGGCGGCTGTGGGTGATGCCGACGCCTCGGACGTGGGCGTTGATTCCGTCGTGGGAGTGGCATCGGGCGGGGGTCGACAACAAGCGGGCTTCGACGATTCTGCGGGCTGTTCGGGTGGCCCGGCGATTGGAGGAGGCGGTGGGGATGCCTCCGCCGCTTGCGCAGGCTCGGCTGGAGGTTGTGCCGGGGATCGGGCCGTGGACATCGGCGGAGACCGTGCAGCGGAGTCATGGGGCGGCGGATGCGGTGACCGTGGGGGATCTGCATCTGCCGGGGATCGTGGGGTGGGCGTTGGCCGGGGATCGGGGGGCTGACGATTCCGTGATGCTGGAGTTGCTGGAGCCGTATGCGGGGCAGCGGCATCGGGCGGCTCGGTTGATCTTGTTGAGTGGGCGGGTGCCGCCTCGGCGGGCGCCGCGGATGCCTCGGGGGGATATCGGGAGGTTGTGA